The following is a genomic window from Bacteroidota bacterium.
TTGATGATCTCTTCAGACGAGCATTTAACTTCTACAATTTCAAATTTACTGCCTGCCTCATCAGCTATTTTTTTAGCACGATGTCTATCTTGTATTTCAGCAAAAGTTGCATCTAAAATGACAGTATTTTTATCCAGTAATGATTTTTTTGCTCTAGAAAACATTTCATCATAAATGTGTATTATTTCTTCTTTGCCGTAAGTTGGATTTTTGACTAGTTTTTTTCTTATAACATCAGTTCTTAGTAAAATAGCACCTGTTTTTTCAGCAATTTTAGTAGCAACAATTGTTTTTCCGACTCCTTGGAGCCCACAGACTATAATTAACATAGATTTGAAAGTAAAATCAATTGCACCCAACGCCGAGCGCAGATGCCGGCCCGGATTGTTGCCCGTGCAGGCGGGCATGGTTGAAATTTAGTATTTTATATAACACCCTGGATTATATTTGCGCACCTGCATGGGCAAATAAAAGTTAATCCGGGCTGGCATTTGCGCGTTCGTTGCACTAAATCCCGTTCCCGGGCTTAGCCCGGGAACGGGATAGCCTTTTTTCTTAGTATTAGTATAAAGTTTCATTGACCTAAATACTTTATACTATGGAAAAAGCATCGATAAAATTAAGAAAAAAATCGTTCACAATTGTAGAACAGGCATGCCATGAAATACATGGCTTCGGAAAATTATTCCAGGAACTTCAGGACAAGATCGTCTTATCGGGGCAATCGAAGAGTACGCTGAATAACTATGCACGCAAGCTGGCACAGGTGAGTCTTCACTTTGGCAAGCTACCGCAACATATCAGCGAGAAAGAGATAAACCGCTACCTTGCTTCGCTGGCACGTAAATCAAAAACACCTTCGTTGAGTGATTTTAAGTTTGCAGTGTATGGACTTCGGTATTGCTACCGCCTGCTTGGCATGAATGAAAAAGTAGTGAACCTGCCACAGATTAAAC
Proteins encoded in this region:
- a CDS encoding AAA family ATPase; the protein is MGAIDFTFKSMLIIVCGLQGVGKTIVATKIAEKTGAILLRTDVIRKKLVKNPTYGKEEIIHIYDEMFSRAKKSLLDKNTVILDATFAEIQDRHRAKKIADEAGSKFEIVEVKCSSEEII
- a CDS encoding phage integrase N-terminal SAM-like domain-containing protein, encoding MEKASIKLRKKSFTIVEQACHEIHGFGKLFQELQDKIVLSGQSKSTLNNYARKLAQVSLHFGKLPQHISEKEINRYLASLARKSKTPSLSDFKFAVYGLRYCYRLLGMNEKVVNLPQIKRERELPVVLNREECRSMFKAPELLKHRIMLSLMYPAGSRAREASRLKIADTVLRLAVSHKT